The following proteins come from a genomic window of Kitasatospora sp. NBC_01246:
- a CDS encoding ABC transporter ATP-binding protein, producing the protein MALLEVEDLAVSFDTPRGTVRAVDGISFTVASGQTLGLVGESGSGKSVTSLAVMGLHRGAAVTGSIRLAGQELNGLGERQLGTVRGRRIAMIFQDPLSSLHPFYTVGEQIAEHYRVHFRADRRAGRARAVEMLGEVGIPEPARRVDEYPHQFSGGMRQRVMIAMALACEPDLLIADEPTTALDVTVQAQILDLIARIQQDRGLGVVMITHDLGVVARVAHEVLVMYGGRAAEQAPVDRLFGAPAHPYTRGLLDSLPRLDDTDDAPLRAIPGSPPSLIAPAPGCTFAPRCARTSAATAEEHARCLAERPAFGPLAPGHQAACHLPLVPLGARS; encoded by the coding sequence ATGGCACTGTTGGAGGTCGAGGATCTCGCCGTCTCCTTCGACACCCCGCGCGGCACCGTCCGGGCCGTCGACGGCATCTCCTTCACCGTCGCGTCCGGGCAGACCCTCGGCCTGGTCGGGGAGTCCGGCAGCGGCAAGTCCGTCACCTCGCTGGCCGTGATGGGCCTGCACCGCGGCGCCGCCGTCACCGGCTCGATCCGGCTGGCCGGACAGGAGCTGAACGGCCTGGGGGAGCGGCAGCTGGGCACCGTCCGGGGGCGGCGGATCGCCATGATCTTCCAGGACCCGCTGTCCAGCCTGCACCCCTTCTACACCGTCGGCGAGCAGATCGCCGAGCACTACCGGGTGCACTTCAGGGCCGACCGCAGGGCCGGCCGCGCCCGGGCCGTGGAGATGCTGGGCGAGGTCGGCATCCCCGAGCCGGCCCGCCGGGTCGACGAGTACCCGCACCAGTTCTCCGGCGGCATGCGCCAGCGCGTGATGATCGCCATGGCGCTCGCCTGCGAACCCGACCTGCTGATCGCCGACGAGCCCACCACCGCCCTGGACGTCACCGTCCAGGCCCAGATCCTCGACCTGATCGCCCGCATCCAACAGGACCGCGGCCTCGGCGTCGTCATGATCACCCACGACCTCGGCGTGGTCGCCCGGGTCGCCCACGAGGTGCTGGTGATGTACGGCGGCCGGGCCGCCGAACAGGCCCCCGTCGACCGGCTGTTCGGCGCCCCCGCGCACCCGTACACCCGCGGGCTGCTCGACTCGCTGCCCCGCCTCGACGACACCGACGACGCCCCGCTGCGGGCCATCCCCGGCAGCCCGCCGTCGCTGATCGCCCCCGCCCCCGGCTGCACCTTCGCCCCGCGCTGCGCCCGCACCAGCGCCGCCACCGCCGAGGAGCACGCCCGCTGCCTGGCCGAGCGCCCCGCGTTCGGCCCGCTCGCCCCCGGCCACCAGGCCGCCTGCCACCTGCCGCTGGTGCCGCTGGGAGCCCGCTCATGA
- a CDS encoding ABC transporter ATP-binding protein: MNDRPLTADRPRSAEPLLSVRDLVKTFPGRRSRTGRAGAPIRAVDGVSFDVAQGETLGLVGESGCGKSTTGRMIVRLLDPTAGTVTFDGTEIGGLSQAALRPHRRHLQMVFQDPYSSLNPRQTVARIISEPLLVQGAGAAGARKRAAELMELVGLIPEHLDRYPHEFSGGQAQRIGIARSLATSPRLVIADEPVSALDVSIQAQVVNLMERLQDELGLAYVFIAHDLSVVKRVCDRVAVMYLGRIVEIGDKAEVYGNAAHPYTRALLSAVPLPDPAAERARERIVLLGDPPSPANPPSGCSFHPRCPKAQELCRTERPLLRIAGPGTRQAACHFPEA, encoded by the coding sequence ATGAACGACCGACCGCTGACGGCCGACCGGCCGCGCTCCGCCGAGCCGCTGCTGTCCGTCCGGGACCTGGTGAAGACCTTCCCCGGCCGGCGCAGCCGCACCGGCCGGGCCGGCGCCCCGATCCGGGCCGTCGACGGCGTGAGCTTCGACGTCGCCCAGGGCGAGACGCTCGGCCTGGTCGGGGAGTCGGGCTGCGGCAAGTCGACCACCGGGCGGATGATCGTCCGGCTGCTCGACCCCACCGCGGGCACCGTCACCTTCGACGGCACCGAGATCGGCGGCCTGTCGCAGGCCGCGCTGCGCCCGCACCGGCGGCACCTCCAGATGGTGTTCCAGGACCCGTACTCCTCGCTCAACCCCCGCCAGACGGTGGCCCGGATCATCTCCGAGCCGCTGCTGGTCCAGGGCGCCGGCGCGGCCGGGGCGCGCAAGCGGGCCGCCGAGCTGATGGAGCTGGTCGGGCTGATCCCCGAACACCTGGACCGCTACCCGCACGAGTTCTCCGGCGGCCAGGCCCAGCGGATCGGCATCGCCCGCTCGCTGGCCACCTCGCCCCGGCTGGTCATCGCCGACGAGCCGGTCTCCGCGCTGGACGTCTCCATCCAGGCCCAGGTGGTCAATCTGATGGAGCGGCTCCAGGACGAGCTCGGCCTGGCGTACGTCTTCATCGCGCACGACCTCTCGGTGGTCAAGCGGGTCTGCGACCGGGTCGCCGTGATGTACCTCGGCCGGATCGTCGAGATCGGCGACAAGGCGGAGGTCTACGGCAACGCCGCGCACCCCTACACCCGGGCGCTGCTCTCCGCGGTGCCGCTGCCGGACCCGGCCGCCGAGCGGGCGCGCGAGCGGATCGTGCTGCTCGGCGACCCGCCGAGCCCGGCCAACCCGCCGTCCGGGTGCAGCTTCCACCCGCGGTGCCCGAAGGCCCAGGAGCTCTGCCGGACGGAGCGTCCGCTGCTGCGGATCGCCGGACCGGGCACCCGGCAGGCGGCCTGCCACTTCCCGGAGGCCTGA
- a CDS encoding ABC transporter permease, with product MSTTTDPAAVEDTAAGPAKAAGRGPWRLVGERLWAQGSARFGLITVAVLVLAAALAGPLSSLGGWTPEEFDKRAIDPYMGGTPIGAFGGIGTRHWLGVEPGSGRDLFARVLHGGQVSLLIAFTATALVVIAGTLAGIVAGYFGGRVDAALSRLMDLTMSFPSLIFMIAMMSVAKDVNRILLMTLVIGLFGWPGIARVVRGQTLSLKHREYVEAAKVGGARSWRILTREILPNVSGPIIAYTTLLIPGMIATEAALSYLGVGVRPPTASWGQMIAESILHYETDPTYFLIPTVFLFIAVLAFTLLGDALRDILDPRGGRS from the coding sequence ATGAGTACTACCACTGACCCCGCCGCCGTGGAGGACACGGCGGCGGGCCCCGCGAAGGCCGCCGGGCGCGGGCCCTGGCGGCTCGTCGGGGAGCGGCTGTGGGCCCAGGGCTCGGCCCGGTTCGGCCTGATCACCGTCGCCGTGCTGGTCCTGGCGGCGGCCCTGGCCGGCCCGTTGAGCTCGCTCGGCGGCTGGACCCCCGAGGAGTTCGACAAGCGCGCCATCGACCCCTACATGGGCGGCACGCCGATCGGCGCCTTCGGCGGGATCGGCACCCGGCACTGGCTCGGCGTCGAACCCGGCTCGGGCCGCGACCTGTTCGCCCGCGTGCTGCACGGCGGCCAGGTCTCCCTGCTGATCGCGTTCACCGCCACCGCGCTGGTCGTGATCGCCGGCACCCTGGCCGGGATCGTGGCCGGCTACTTCGGCGGCCGCGTCGACGCGGCGCTCTCCCGGCTGATGGACCTCACGATGTCCTTCCCCTCGCTGATCTTCATGATCGCCATGATGTCGGTGGCCAAGGACGTCAACCGGATCCTGCTGATGACCCTGGTGATCGGCCTGTTCGGCTGGCCCGGCATCGCCCGGGTGGTCCGCGGCCAGACCCTCTCGCTCAAGCACCGCGAGTACGTCGAGGCGGCCAAGGTCGGCGGCGCGCGCTCCTGGCGCATCCTCACCCGGGAGATCCTGCCGAACGTCTCCGGCCCGATCATCGCCTACACCACGCTGCTGATCCCCGGCATGATCGCCACCGAGGCCGCCCTCAGCTACCTCGGCGTCGGCGTCCGCCCGCCCACCGCGTCCTGGGGTCAGATGATCGCCGAGAGCATCCTCCACTACGAGACCGATCCGACCTACTTCCTCATCCCGACGGTCTTCCTCTTCATCGCGGTGCTCGCCTTCACCCTGCTCGGTGACGCGCTGCGCGACATCCTCGACCCCCGGGGAGGCCGGTCGTGA
- a CDS encoding ABC transporter permease, with protein MIIYLGRRLIGVAGIMLAICAITFTIFYLLPNDPAAAACGKTCSPERLAAVKAAMGLDAPVWDQFGSYLGGIFAGRDYGSGPSAVHCGFPCLGYSYEYGLPVWDLLTDRLPVSVSLAFGAAALWLVLGLGAGITSALRKGGLTDRTLMVLSVGTASLPVYFTSIMLIWGVVRTAGLLPYPSYHALTEDPFGWASNLLLPWIALALLYAAMYARQSRNSMIETMAEPYIRTARAKGLPALTVTVKHGLRSGMTPILTIFGMDLGGLLAGAVITESIFGLPGVGRLFYDGLIRSDQPVILGVTLLAAFFIVAANLLVDLLYAYVDPRVRY; from the coding sequence GTGATCATCTACCTCGGCCGCCGGCTGATCGGTGTCGCGGGCATCATGCTCGCCATCTGCGCCATCACCTTCACCATCTTCTACCTGCTGCCCAACGACCCGGCCGCGGCCGCCTGCGGCAAGACCTGCAGCCCCGAGCGGCTCGCCGCCGTCAAGGCGGCGATGGGCCTGGACGCGCCGGTCTGGGACCAGTTCGGCAGCTACCTGGGCGGCATCTTCGCCGGCCGCGACTACGGCAGCGGCCCCAGCGCCGTGCACTGCGGCTTCCCCTGCCTGGGCTACTCCTACGAGTACGGGCTGCCGGTCTGGGACCTGCTCACCGACCGCCTGCCGGTCTCCGTCTCGCTCGCCTTCGGCGCGGCGGCGCTCTGGCTGGTCCTCGGCCTCGGCGCCGGCATCACCTCGGCCCTGCGCAAGGGCGGCCTCACCGACCGCACCCTGATGGTGCTGTCGGTCGGAACCGCCTCGCTGCCGGTCTACTTCACCTCGATCATGCTGATCTGGGGCGTCGTGCGGACCGCCGGCCTGCTGCCCTACCCGTCCTACCACGCGCTCACCGAGGACCCGTTCGGCTGGGCCTCCAACCTGCTGCTCCCCTGGATCGCGCTGGCCCTGCTCTACGCGGCCATGTACGCCCGGCAGAGCCGCAACTCGATGATCGAGACGATGGCCGAGCCGTACATCCGCACCGCCCGCGCCAAGGGCCTGCCCGCGCTCACCGTGACGGTCAAGCACGGGCTGCGCTCCGGGATGACGCCCATCCTCACCATCTTCGGGATGGACCTCGGCGGACTGCTCGCGGGCGCCGTCATCACGGAGTCGATCTTCGGTCTGCCCGGGGTCGGCCGGCTCTTCTACGACGGGCTGATCCGCTCCGACCAGCCCGTCATCCTCGGCGTCACCCTGCTCGCGGCCTTCTTCATCGTCGCGGCGAACCTGCTGGTCGACCTGCTCTACGCCTACGTCGACCCGAGAGTGAGGTACTGA